One segment of Deinococcus metalli DNA contains the following:
- a CDS encoding lipocalin family protein → MRLHPAPALLCVLLSACMPAPLAFDPDRMPAADALGPNNSGTEWWYVSGVLPEPGLAFHWAAFKVNYRGLPLYASHVAVTDLRGNTVNFEENGAQSARFGFPPLDIEQGTWKLVQSGNTYRLTAGPLNLTLTPQKAPVVHPPGYSGTAEVGRLYYQSITRLAATGTVQVGAEARPAQGTVWFDHQWGDQMPGRAALWDWFGLHLSDGSDLMLYRVRTPAGQIVQTVGSRVGADGVARAVPGLTMTPGRVWRSPTGRDYVLEWTVQAPGLSLTLAPLRDEQELISKTTRVAYWEGPVKGAGTSGDAAVTAEGMGEFVGGALSSEELNR, encoded by the coding sequence ATGCGCCTGCATCCCGCTCCTGCCCTGCTGTGCGTCCTCCTGAGCGCGTGCATGCCCGCGCCGCTGGCCTTCGACCCGGACCGCATGCCCGCCGCCGACGCGCTGGGGCCGAACAACTCCGGCACCGAGTGGTGGTACGTGTCCGGGGTGTTGCCGGAGCCCGGGCTGGCGTTCCACTGGGCTGCGTTCAAGGTGAATTACCGCGGCCTGCCGCTGTACGCCTCGCACGTGGCGGTGACGGACCTGCGCGGCAACACCGTGAACTTCGAGGAGAACGGCGCGCAGTCGGCCCGCTTCGGCTTTCCGCCGCTGGACATCGAGCAGGGCACGTGGAAGCTGGTGCAATCCGGAAACACGTACCGCCTGACGGCCGGCCCGCTGAACCTGACCCTGACGCCGCAGAAGGCGCCGGTGGTGCATCCGCCGGGGTACTCCGGAACGGCTGAGGTGGGCCGCCTGTACTACCAGAGCATCACGCGGCTGGCGGCGACTGGCACCGTGCAGGTGGGCGCCGAGGCGCGGCCGGCGCAGGGCACGGTGTGGTTCGACCACCAGTGGGGTGACCAGATGCCGGGCCGCGCGGCCCTGTGGGACTGGTTCGGCCTGCACCTCTCGGACGGCTCGGACCTGATGCTGTACCGGGTGCGCACCCCGGCGGGCCAGATCGTGCAGACGGTCGGATCGCGCGTGGGGGCAGACGGCGTGGCCCGCGCCGTGCCGGGCCTGACCATGACGCCGGGCCGCGTGTGGCGCAGCCCGACCGGCCGGGATTACGTGCTGGAGTGGACGGTGCAGGCCCCCGGCCTGTCCCTGACGCTCGCGCCGCTGCGGGACGAGCAGGAACTCATCAGCAAGACCACACGAGTCGCGTACTGGGAAGGACCGGTGAAGGGGGCAGGCACTTCCGGTGACGCCGCCGTGACCGCCGAGGGCATGGGCGAGTTCGTAGGCGGCGCCCTGAGCAGCGAGGAATTGAACCGCTGA
- a CDS encoding ABC transporter ATP-binding protein, which translates to MPESVMAATPMLALNDINTFYGHIHALKGISMTVNEGEIVALIGGNGAGKTTTLRTISGMMKPRSGTLTYQGKTIAGIPAHDIMQLGISHVPEGRRIFPQLTVRENLDVGAYTVTDRAMVESRVQEGFGYFPRLKEREHQLGGTMSGGEQQMLAIARALMVAPKLLLLDEPSMGLSPLFVEAIFDIVEKLNREHGTTVLLVEQNANMALQIAHRAYVMQTGEIRLSGRASDIAQDESVRKAYLGEE; encoded by the coding sequence ATGCCTGAGTCCGTTATGGCGGCCACGCCGATGCTGGCCCTGAACGACATCAACACCTTCTACGGGCACATCCATGCCCTGAAGGGCATCTCCATGACCGTGAATGAGGGCGAGATCGTGGCCCTGATCGGCGGGAACGGCGCGGGCAAGACCACCACGCTGCGCACCATCAGCGGCATGATGAAGCCCCGCAGCGGCACGCTGACGTATCAGGGCAAGACCATCGCCGGGATTCCCGCGCACGACATCATGCAGCTGGGCATCTCGCACGTACCGGAGGGCCGCCGGATCTTCCCGCAGCTGACCGTGCGCGAGAACCTTGATGTGGGCGCGTACACCGTGACCGACCGGGCGATGGTGGAGAGCCGCGTGCAGGAGGGCTTCGGGTACTTCCCGCGCCTGAAAGAGCGCGAGCACCAGCTGGGCGGCACGATGTCCGGCGGCGAGCAGCAAATGCTGGCGATTGCCCGCGCACTGATGGTCGCGCCGAAGCTGCTGCTGCTGGACGAGCCCAGCATGGGCCTGTCGCCGCTGTTCGTCGAGGCGATCTTCGACATCGTGGAGAAGCTCAACCGCGAGCACGGCACTACAGTGCTGCTGGTCGAGCAGAACGCGAACATGGCCCTCCAGATCGCGCACCGCGCCTACGTGATGCAGACCGGCGAGATCCGCCTGTCCGGCAGGGCGTCGGACATCGCGCAGGACGAGAGCGTCCGCAAGGCATACCTCGGCGAGGAGTAG
- a CDS encoding ABC transporter ATP-binding protein, producing MTAASILDVQHVTKQFGGLTAVNDVTMQIPQASIVSVIGPNGAGKTTFFNMITGIYTPTSGAVRLAGRELVGLRPDQVTEAGIARTFQNIRLFSTMTSEENIMVGRHARLRSGFVDAVLRTRKFREAEQEARDAARIMLDFVGLGKWRQELATNLPYGDQRKLEIARALATTPKLILLDEPAAGMNPRETEDLKALIRRIRDELGVTVCLIEHDMRLVMTLSEYITVLDYGSKISEGLPHQVRNDPRVMEAYLGRGAAAGEYGKEERPNA from the coding sequence GTGACGGCCGCATCCATTCTCGACGTGCAGCACGTCACCAAGCAGTTCGGCGGCCTGACGGCCGTGAACGACGTGACCATGCAGATTCCGCAGGCGTCCATCGTGTCGGTGATCGGGCCGAACGGCGCGGGCAAGACGACCTTCTTCAACATGATCACCGGCATCTACACCCCGACCAGCGGCGCGGTCCGGCTGGCCGGGCGGGAACTCGTGGGCCTGCGCCCGGACCAGGTCACCGAGGCCGGCATCGCCCGCACGTTCCAGAACATCCGGCTGTTCTCCACCATGACCAGCGAGGAGAACATCATGGTGGGCCGGCACGCCCGGCTACGCAGCGGCTTCGTGGACGCCGTGCTACGCACCCGCAAGTTCCGCGAGGCCGAGCAGGAAGCGCGCGACGCGGCGCGGATCATGCTGGACTTCGTGGGCCTGGGCAAGTGGCGCCAGGAACTCGCCACGAACCTGCCGTACGGCGACCAGCGCAAGCTGGAGATCGCCCGCGCGCTGGCGACCACGCCGAAACTGATCCTGCTGGACGAACCGGCCGCCGGCATGAACCCGCGCGAGACCGAGGACCTCAAGGCCCTGATCCGCCGCATCCGCGACGAGCTGGGCGTGACGGTGTGCCTGATCGAGCACGACATGCGCCTGGTGATGACCCTGTCGGAGTACATCACGGTGCTGGATTACGGCAGCAAGATCAGCGAGGGCCTGCCGCACCAGGTCCGCAACGATCCGCGCGTGATGGAGGCGTACCTGGGCCGCGGCGCGGCGGCCGGCGAGTACGGCAAGGAGGAACGCCCGAATGCCTGA
- a CDS encoding branched-chain amino acid ABC transporter permease yields MTAMPSTRPAPPAPAPERTIMLVLIFLVTSGILLVSHNGPLLDTLGPLGTFLKNPIVEALMVSLFLANVLFAHLWRAAPWAKALVGLGSLLIVLPLAGREDTSLLDLSIQIMIFAALALGLNIVVGLAGLLDLGYVAFFAVGAYTWGIFASPRFGEVLKYYGSHPGATNAGTLAIGLFLVVVTAASMLYINRLTARTAPTPTTTWSFRLASFGLIAGLVLAVRAIAVLMSGQAGALANGINPGFFWLFLALSIMAAAIVGVLIGLPVLRLKGDYLAIITLGLGEVIRVLANNLSLYTAGSQGITPIKSASVPWFDKLAGALGFSDDQFYLLFLYFLVLIVIAVILTVNVRLDRSRIGRAWIAIRDDEVAAQAMGVPLVQTKLIAFATGASFAGVMGMIFAAKQTFISPESFNLFQSIGVLSMVILGGMGSFPGVILGAAVVTLLNLRILPGLGEATANLGIPQQVNPGQLQRLIFGIILVAMMLLRPEGLLPNRRRTLELHHDENQEDDSGHGSGGALTAGPVEVLSPGLAPAAEGERSGGTK; encoded by the coding sequence ATGACGGCCATGCCGTCCACCCGCCCGGCCCCGCCCGCGCCCGCACCGGAGCGCACGATCATGCTGGTGCTGATCTTCTTGGTGACCAGCGGCATCCTGCTCGTGTCGCACAACGGCCCGCTGCTGGACACGCTGGGACCGCTGGGCACGTTCCTGAAGAACCCCATCGTGGAAGCGCTGATGGTGTCCCTGTTCCTCGCCAACGTGCTGTTCGCGCACCTGTGGCGGGCCGCGCCGTGGGCCAAGGCGCTGGTCGGCCTGGGCAGCCTGCTGATCGTGCTGCCGCTGGCCGGCCGTGAGGACACCAGCCTGCTCGACCTGTCGATCCAGATCATGATCTTCGCGGCGCTGGCGCTGGGCCTGAACATCGTGGTGGGCCTGGCGGGCCTGCTCGACCTGGGGTACGTGGCGTTCTTCGCGGTGGGCGCGTACACCTGGGGCATCTTCGCCAGTCCGCGCTTCGGGGAGGTCCTGAAGTACTACGGCTCGCACCCGGGCGCGACGAACGCCGGGACGCTGGCCATCGGGCTGTTCCTGGTGGTCGTGACCGCGGCCAGCATGCTGTACATCAACCGCCTGACCGCGCGCACCGCCCCGACCCCCACGACCACGTGGAGTTTCCGGCTGGCGAGTTTCGGCCTGATCGCGGGCCTGGTCCTGGCCGTGCGCGCCATCGCCGTGCTGATGTCCGGGCAGGCCGGCGCGCTGGCCAACGGCATCAATCCTGGCTTCTTCTGGCTGTTCCTGGCGCTGAGCATCATGGCCGCCGCGATCGTGGGCGTATTGATCGGCCTGCCGGTGCTGCGCCTGAAGGGCGACTACCTGGCAATCATCACCCTGGGGCTGGGGGAAGTCATCCGCGTGCTGGCGAACAACCTGTCGCTGTACACCGCCGGGTCGCAGGGCATCACGCCGATCAAGAGCGCCTCGGTGCCGTGGTTCGACAAGCTCGCGGGCGCGCTGGGCTTCAGTGACGACCAGTTCTACCTGCTGTTCCTGTACTTCCTGGTGCTGATCGTAATCGCGGTGATCCTGACCGTGAACGTGCGGCTCGACCGCAGCCGCATCGGCCGGGCGTGGATCGCCATCCGCGACGACGAGGTCGCGGCGCAGGCGATGGGCGTGCCGCTGGTGCAGACCAAGCTGATCGCCTTTGCCACCGGCGCCAGCTTCGCCGGCGTGATGGGCATGATCTTCGCGGCCAAGCAGACCTTCATCTCGCCCGAGTCCTTCAACCTCTTCCAGAGCATCGGCGTGCTGAGCATGGTCATCCTGGGCGGCATGGGTTCGTTCCCCGGCGTGATCCTGGGCGCGGCGGTCGTGACCCTGCTGAACCTTCGCATCCTGCCGGGCCTGGGCGAGGCGACCGCGAACCTCGGCATTCCGCAGCAGGTGAACCCGGGGCAGCTCCAGCGGCTGATCTTCGGGATCATCCTGGTGGCCATGATGCTGCTGCGCCCCGAGGGGCTGCTGCCCAACCGGCGGCGCACCCTGGAGCTGCACCACGACGAGAACCAGGAAGACGACTCCGGGCACGGCAGCGGCGGCGCACTGACCGCCGGGCCGGTCGAGGTGCTGAGCCCGGGACTGGCGCCCGCCGCCGAGGGCGAGCGCAGCGGAGGAACGAAGTGA
- a CDS encoding branched-chain amino acid ABC transporter permease — MDLATLLPFLVNVIVGGLVLGAVYAIIALGYTMVYGVLQLINFAHSEVFVTGAVVGFEVFRVLRDVALDGYVKLLIALLAAMIVSGALNVVIERLAYRPLRNAPKLVPLITAIGVSLILQDVLRVIEGFQGRFDLTYTLPTAFTTKFCAAASSCAGLGNALRTVGIDLQLKDVILLIVAGLSLAVLNYLVNHTRLGTAIRAVAQDRVTSGLMGIDANRMISATFAIGGALGGISGVLFGMKFGTVNAYSGFDPGIIAFTAAVLGGIGSIPGAVLGGLTLGVIQNLIGVTNVLGSVLGSANLGAIDASYQRIGAFIVLVLILIFKPTGLLGKSNVEKV, encoded by the coding sequence TTGGATCTCGCCACCCTGCTTCCCTTCCTGGTGAACGTGATCGTCGGCGGCCTGGTGCTGGGCGCCGTGTACGCCATCATCGCGCTGGGCTACACCATGGTGTACGGCGTGCTGCAGCTCATCAATTTCGCGCACTCGGAGGTCTTCGTGACCGGCGCGGTGGTGGGCTTCGAGGTGTTCCGCGTACTGCGGGACGTGGCCCTGGACGGCTACGTGAAACTGCTGATCGCGCTGCTGGCCGCCATGATCGTGTCCGGCGCCCTGAACGTGGTGATCGAGCGCCTGGCGTACCGGCCGCTGCGCAACGCGCCGAAACTCGTGCCGCTGATCACCGCCATCGGCGTGTCGCTGATCCTCCAGGACGTCCTGCGCGTGATCGAGGGCTTCCAGGGGCGCTTTGACCTGACCTACACGCTGCCGACTGCCTTCACGACCAAGTTCTGCGCGGCGGCGAGTTCCTGCGCCGGGCTGGGGAACGCGCTGCGGACGGTCGGCATCGACCTGCAGCTGAAAGACGTGATCCTGCTGATCGTCGCGGGGCTGAGCCTGGCCGTCCTGAACTACCTCGTGAACCACACCCGGCTGGGCACGGCGATCCGCGCCGTGGCGCAGGACCGTGTCACCTCGGGCCTGATGGGCATCGACGCCAACCGCATGATCTCCGCGACCTTCGCGATCGGTGGGGCGCTGGGCGGCATCAGCGGCGTGCTGTTCGGCATGAAGTTCGGCACCGTCAACGCGTACTCGGGCTTCGACCCCGGCATCATCGCCTTCACGGCGGCCGTGCTGGGCGGCATCGGCTCCATTCCCGGCGCGGTGCTGGGCGGCCTGACGCTGGGCGTGATCCAGAACCTGATCGGCGTGACGAACGTGCTCGGCAGCGTGCTGGGCAGCGCGAACCTGGGCGCCATCGACGCGAGTTACCAGCGCATCGGGGCATTCATCGTGCTGGTACTGATCCTGATCTTCAAACCCACGGGCCTGCTCGGCAAGAGCAACGTGGAGAAGGTATGA